One genomic window of Kaistia geumhonensis includes the following:
- a CDS encoding error-prone DNA polymerase — MSGPPFAYAELAAMSNFSFLEGGSHPGELVARAYGLGLAGIGIADRNSFAGIVRAHAAWTSEEIGNPRAAGFRLVVGVRLGFRDGTPDIIAYPTDLPAYSRLCQMLSLGKRRAPKGECHLDRDDLAAHVEGSLLIVMPPERPGDDFAAMLGAIAGLAPGRCFLAAAMRRRGDDRRRLAAMADVAQRTGVPLLAVNDVLYHGPERRPLQDVLTCIREKTTIEKAGRRLEANAERHLKDGEEMARLFRDRPGAVAETLRFLSRITFTLDEIQYEYPHEPVPPGVTPQAHLETLAWAGARERFPGGIPDGIRDGLAKELALIAQLDYPAYFLTVHDIVSFAKSVGILCQGRGSAANSTVCYCLGITSVSPAEHQLLFERFLSAERREPPDIDVDFEHERREEVIQYIYRRYHISHAAICATVISYRTKSAIREVGKALGLSEDVIQALGGTVWGGGWGSALQEKHVREAGLDPRNRVVARAVELAEALRGFPRHLSQHVGGFVLTRHPLNDLVPSGPAAMEGRSFIEWDKDDIDVVKMMKVDVLGLGMLTCIRKAFDLIAATEGKRYELHTVKPGDPAVYAMLQKGDSIGVFQVESRAQMNMLPRLRPKEFYDLVIQVAIVRPGPIQGDMVHPYLRRRQGLEDVSYPSPSPAHGPADELKQVLGRTLGVPLFQEQAMKMAMVAARFTPDQANGLRRAMATFRHNGTIHKYEAMMVEGMVRRGYDRAFAERCFSQIKGFGEYGFPESHAASFARLVYVSAYIKCHYPAAFAAALLNAQPMGFYAPAQIVRDAAEHGVPIHPVDVAASSWDNTLKRAADGVVALRLGFRQIDGFREDWAERIAAARDAASGGSFADFDGFVRATRLERRAYEKLADADAFRSLGLDRRAALWNVRRLPGDAPLPLFAAADAAELGRESDAPLPVMPLSEHVVADYQTLRLSLKAHPMSFLRDDYRRERILSAAETVSLADGARARMAGIVLVRQRPGKGNVVFMTLEDETGVTNIVVWTRMFDRYRRVILGARLLLVEGRIQKSPEGIVHLVAGHLVDRTGDLARLSEDHKAKLQLSRADEFLHPQYPRGGHPRNVRVIPKSRDFH; from the coding sequence ATGAGCGGGCCGCCCTTCGCCTATGCCGAGCTCGCGGCGATGAGCAATTTCTCCTTCCTGGAAGGCGGTTCGCATCCGGGCGAACTCGTGGCGCGCGCCTATGGCCTCGGCCTTGCCGGCATCGGCATCGCCGATCGCAACAGCTTCGCCGGCATTGTCAGGGCGCATGCCGCCTGGACGAGCGAGGAGATCGGCAATCCGCGCGCCGCGGGCTTCCGCCTCGTGGTCGGCGTGCGCCTCGGCTTTCGCGACGGAACGCCCGATATCATCGCCTATCCGACCGACCTTCCCGCCTATTCGCGGCTCTGCCAGATGCTGAGCCTCGGCAAAAGGCGGGCGCCGAAGGGCGAATGCCATCTCGATCGCGATGATCTCGCGGCCCATGTCGAGGGCTCGCTGCTGATCGTGATGCCGCCGGAAAGGCCCGGCGACGACTTCGCCGCCATGCTCGGCGCCATCGCCGGCCTCGCGCCGGGGCGCTGCTTCCTCGCCGCCGCGATGCGCCGCCGCGGCGACGACCGCCGCCGCCTCGCCGCGATGGCGGATGTCGCGCAAAGGACCGGAGTGCCGCTCCTCGCCGTCAACGACGTGCTCTATCACGGCCCGGAGCGGCGACCGCTGCAGGACGTGCTCACCTGCATCCGCGAGAAGACGACGATCGAGAAGGCGGGCCGGCGGCTCGAGGCGAATGCCGAGCGGCATCTGAAGGACGGCGAGGAGATGGCGCGGCTCTTCCGCGACCGGCCGGGCGCCGTCGCCGAGACGCTGCGGTTCCTGTCGCGCATCACCTTCACGCTCGACGAGATCCAGTACGAATACCCGCACGAACCGGTGCCGCCCGGCGTGACGCCGCAGGCCCATCTCGAAACGCTGGCCTGGGCCGGCGCGCGCGAGCGCTTCCCCGGCGGCATTCCGGACGGCATCCGCGACGGGCTCGCCAAGGAACTGGCGCTCATCGCGCAGCTCGATTACCCGGCCTATTTCCTCACGGTGCACGACATCGTCAGCTTCGCGAAGAGCGTCGGCATCCTCTGCCAGGGACGCGGCTCGGCCGCCAATTCGACGGTCTGCTACTGCCTCGGCATCACCTCGGTGAGCCCGGCCGAGCACCAGCTGCTCTTCGAGCGCTTCCTCTCGGCCGAGCGGCGCGAGCCCCCCGATATCGACGTCGATTTCGAGCATGAGCGGCGCGAGGAGGTGATCCAGTACATCTATCGCCGCTACCACATCTCGCATGCGGCGATCTGCGCCACGGTGATTTCCTATCGCACCAAGAGCGCCATCCGCGAGGTCGGCAAGGCGCTGGGCCTTTCGGAGGACGTCATCCAGGCGCTGGGCGGCACGGTCTGGGGCGGCGGCTGGGGCTCGGCGCTGCAGGAAAAGCATGTACGCGAGGCGGGGCTCGATCCGCGGAACAGGGTCGTCGCCCGTGCCGTGGAACTTGCCGAGGCGCTGCGCGGCTTCCCGCGCCATCTCTCGCAGCATGTCGGCGGCTTCGTGCTGACCCGCCACCCGCTCAACGATCTCGTGCCGAGCGGGCCTGCCGCGATGGAGGGGCGCAGCTTCATCGAATGGGACAAGGATGACATCGATGTCGTGAAGATGATGAAGGTCGACGTGCTCGGCCTCGGCATGCTGACCTGCATCCGCAAGGCCTTCGACCTGATCGCGGCGACGGAGGGCAAGCGCTACGAGCTGCACACCGTGAAGCCGGGCGATCCGGCGGTCTATGCCATGCTTCAGAAGGGGGACTCGATCGGTGTCTTCCAGGTCGAGAGCCGCGCGCAGATGAACATGCTGCCGCGCCTCAGGCCGAAGGAATTCTACGATCTCGTCATCCAGGTGGCGATCGTGCGGCCGGGGCCGATCCAGGGCGACATGGTGCATCCCTATCTGCGCCGCCGGCAGGGCCTCGAGGATGTGAGCTATCCTTCGCCTTCACCGGCGCATGGCCCGGCGGACGAACTGAAGCAGGTGCTCGGCCGCACGCTCGGCGTGCCGCTCTTCCAGGAGCAGGCGATGAAGATGGCGATGGTCGCCGCGCGCTTCACGCCCGACCAGGCCAACGGGCTGCGCCGGGCGATGGCCACCTTCCGCCACAACGGCACCATCCACAAATACGAGGCGATGATGGTGGAGGGCATGGTGCGGCGAGGCTACGACCGCGCCTTCGCCGAACGCTGCTTCAGCCAGATCAAGGGCTTCGGCGAATATGGCTTTCCCGAAAGCCATGCGGCGAGCTTCGCGCGGCTCGTCTATGTCTCCGCCTATATCAAGTGCCACTACCCGGCCGCCTTCGCCGCCGCGCTGCTGAACGCGCAGCCCATGGGCTTCTATGCCCCGGCGCAGATCGTGCGCGATGCCGCCGAGCATGGCGTGCCGATCCATCCCGTCGATGTCGCGGCGAGCTCATGGGACAACACGCTGAAGCGCGCTGCGGACGGCGTCGTCGCGCTGCGGCTCGGCTTCCGCCAGATCGACGGCTTCCGCGAGGACTGGGCGGAGCGGATCGCGGCGGCCAGGGACGCGGCATCCGGCGGCAGCTTCGCCGATTTCGACGGTTTCGTGCGCGCGACGCGGCTGGAGCGGCGGGCCTATGAGAAGCTCGCCGATGCCGACGCCTTCCGCTCGCTCGGCCTCGACCGCCGCGCGGCGCTGTGGAATGTCCGCCGCCTGCCGGGCGACGCGCCGCTGCCGCTTTTCGCCGCTGCCGATGCGGCCGAACTCGGCCGCGAGAGCGATGCGCCGCTGCCGGTGATGCCGCTGTCCGAGCATGTCGTCGCGGACTACCAGACGCTGCGCCTGTCGCTGAAGGCGCATCCGATGTCCTTCCTGCGCGACGACTATCGCCGCGAGCGCATCCTCTCGGCGGCGGAGACGGTATCGCTCGCCGACGGGGCGCGGGCGCGCATGGCCGGCATCGTCCTGGTGCGGCAGCGGCCCGGCAAGGGCAATGTCGTGTTCATGACGCTGGAGGACGAGACGGGCGTCACCAATATCGTCGTCTGGACGCGCATGTTCGACCGCTATCGCCGCGTCATCCTCGGCGCCCGGCTGCTGCTCGTCGAGGGGCGCATCCAGAAGAGCCCGGAAGGCATCGTCCATCTCGTCGCCGGCCATCTCGTCGACAGGACCGGCGATCTCGCGCGGCTCTCGGAGGACCACAAGGCGAAGCTGCAGCTCTCCCGCGCCGACGAATTCCTGCACCCGCAATATCCGCGCGGCGGCCATCCCCGGAACGTCCGCGTCATCCCGAAATCGCGCGACTTCCATTGA
- a CDS encoding Y-family DNA polymerase — MSNASSPRRYCAILMPFLASDRLRRIPGAPFAAAPPEAPLLIVEKAKGALVIAASDPAARRLGLAPGLALAEARARVPDPLVAERDAAADAALLERIADWCDRYTPLVAEDGEAALMLDITGVAHLFAGEAALLQDCLARLAAFGITARGAIAGAADAARALARARPGSVVPAGREAAAVRNLPVALIGLDAAATTALLRAGLKTIGDLIDRPRAPLAARFGADCVARLARLTGLAHRPISPRRLVPVALAERIFFEPIARTEDIEATLAGLAADVARLLEKRGEGGRRFEAVFYRVDGHVRRIAVATTRPNRDPKAILTLFRERLAALSDPLEAGFGFDLVRLGSFETEPFAEVATSLDGRARAEDAVADLVDRLGARFGPEHVLRFLPQDTHLPERRARLVPVLSAVGASGGWEDAVPSGEPPLRPLSLFDPPEPVEALAEVPDGPPLRFRWRRVLHKVARAEGPERIAPEWWRMADDTLDRDYYRVEDEEGRRFWLYREGLWGDAAAGPRWYMHGLFA, encoded by the coding sequence ATGAGCAACGCTTCCAGCCCCCGCCGCTATTGCGCGATCCTGATGCCGTTCCTCGCTTCGGATCGCTTGCGCCGGATTCCCGGGGCGCCCTTCGCCGCCGCGCCTCCTGAGGCGCCGCTCCTGATCGTCGAGAAGGCGAAGGGGGCGCTCGTCATCGCCGCCTCCGATCCGGCGGCGCGGCGGCTGGGGCTCGCCCCCGGCCTCGCCCTTGCCGAGGCGCGGGCGCGCGTGCCCGATCCGCTCGTCGCCGAGCGCGACGCCGCCGCCGATGCCGCGCTCCTCGAGCGGATCGCCGACTGGTGCGACCGCTATACGCCGCTGGTTGCGGAGGACGGCGAGGCCGCGCTCATGCTCGACATCACCGGCGTCGCGCATCTCTTCGCCGGCGAGGCGGCGCTGCTTCAGGATTGCCTTGCCCGGCTCGCCGCCTTCGGCATCACGGCACGCGGCGCCATCGCCGGGGCGGCGGACGCGGCGCGGGCGCTCGCCCGGGCCCGGCCGGGGAGCGTCGTGCCCGCCGGCCGCGAGGCGGCGGCCGTGCGCAACCTGCCGGTTGCCCTGATCGGCCTCGATGCCGCGGCGACGACGGCGCTGCTGCGGGCCGGCCTCAAGACGATCGGCGATCTCATCGACCGGCCGCGCGCGCCGCTCGCCGCCCGCTTCGGCGCCGACTGCGTCGCGCGGCTCGCCCGGCTCACCGGCCTTGCCCATCGCCCGATCTCGCCGCGCCGGCTCGTTCCGGTCGCGCTGGCCGAGCGCATCTTCTTCGAGCCGATCGCCCGCACCGAGGATATCGAGGCCACCCTCGCGGGTCTCGCCGCCGATGTCGCGCGCCTGCTCGAAAAGCGCGGCGAGGGCGGCCGCCGCTTCGAGGCCGTCTTCTACCGCGTCGACGGCCATGTGCGCCGCATCGCCGTCGCGACCACCCGGCCGAACCGCGATCCGAAGGCGATCCTGACCCTCTTCCGCGAGCGGCTGGCCGCCTTGTCCGATCCGCTGGAAGCCGGCTTCGGTTTCGATCTCGTCCGCCTCGGCTCCTTCGAGACCGAGCCCTTCGCCGAGGTGGCGACCAGCCTCGACGGCCGCGCCCGGGCCGAGGATGCGGTCGCCGATCTGGTCGACCGGCTCGGCGCCCGCTTCGGGCCGGAGCATGTGCTGCGCTTCCTGCCGCAGGATACGCATCTTCCCGAGCGGCGCGCCCGCCTCGTCCCGGTGCTTTCGGCGGTCGGCGCATCGGGTGGCTGGGAGGATGCGGTTCCCTCCGGCGAGCCGCCGCTGCGGCCGCTCAGCCTCTTCGATCCGCCCGAGCCGGTCGAGGCGCTGGCCGAGGTTCCGGACGGGCCGCCGCTCCGCTTCCGCTGGCGCCGCGTGCTGCACAAGGTGGCGCGGGCGGAGGGGCCGGAACGGATCGCGCCCGAATGGTGGCGCATGGCCGACGACACGCTCGACCGCGACTATTACCGCGTCGAGGACGAGGAGGGCCGCCGCTTCTGGCTCTATCGCGAGGGCCTCTGGGGCGACGCGGCGGCCGGGCCGCGCTGGTACATGCACGGGCTCTTCGCATGA
- a CDS encoding ImuA family protein yields MDGKSTARACIEALRRQVAAIEAGGAEGEGEAARRVSLDRGAVDAALGGGLRAGMLHEVIPDAIADAPASSGFALALALVAAAKGEPILWVRTRAAARETGTLHADGLAALGLDPARLVLVHLDGAVPVLSAGVDIARCTALGAAILELWGDPKALDLTSERRLLLAAEQSGVTVILLRPGARAAPGGVETRWSVASGPSRALPMNAPGPPTFDLKLLRHRHGPPAGPWRLEWNRDEQRFQPPPLLRDPDAVPRFGSLAPDSRGALRRRAS; encoded by the coding sequence ATGGACGGCAAGTCAACGGCGAGAGCCTGCATCGAGGCGTTGCGGCGGCAGGTCGCGGCGATCGAGGCCGGCGGCGCGGAAGGTGAGGGCGAGGCGGCGCGGCGCGTGTCGCTCGATCGCGGCGCGGTGGACGCCGCGCTCGGCGGCGGGCTGCGCGCCGGCATGCTGCACGAGGTCATCCCCGACGCGATTGCCGATGCGCCCGCCTCGTCCGGCTTCGCGCTCGCGCTCGCCCTCGTCGCCGCGGCGAAGGGGGAGCCGATCCTCTGGGTGCGCACGAGGGCCGCGGCGCGGGAAACCGGCACGCTGCATGCCGACGGGCTCGCGGCGCTGGGGCTCGATCCGGCGCGCCTCGTGCTGGTTCATCTCGACGGCGCGGTCCCGGTGCTCAGCGCGGGTGTCGACATCGCCCGCTGCACGGCGCTCGGCGCCGCGATCCTCGAGCTCTGGGGCGATCCGAAGGCGCTCGACCTCACCTCCGAGCGGCGCCTGCTGCTCGCGGCCGAGCAGTCGGGCGTCACCGTCATCCTGCTCCGGCCCGGCGCCCGCGCCGCGCCCGGCGGCGTCGAGACGCGGTGGAGCGTCGCCTCCGGCCCGTCCCGCGCCCTGCCGATGAATGCACCGGGGCCGCCGACCTTCGATCTCAAGCTGCTGCGCCATCGCCACGGGCCGCCCGCCGGCCCCTGGCGTCTCGAATGGAACCGCGATGAGCAACGCTTCCAGCCCCCGCCGCTATTGCGCGATCCTGATGCCGTTCCTCGCTTCGGATCGCTTGCGCCGGATTCCCGGGGCGCCCTTCGCCGCCGCGCCTCCTGA
- a CDS encoding TetR/AcrR family transcriptional regulator encodes MAVRDEMTAVVAEQGGRMQATHEERRRQVLDAARACFARSGFRGASMQEICAEARMSPGALYRYFPSKEAIIEAIAEDERCDAAAIVETMRGTAPLIDRLCGCAMGYFAFMRDAGASSLMAEIGAESLRNSTIGQRFARIDDHVRETIREIFEEAIARGEIPPIEDMNATIGITMAAVDGIALRQISDPELTPDRIEPVMRRLIAGVLQIRT; translated from the coding sequence ATGGCGGTAAGGGACGAGATGACGGCGGTCGTGGCGGAACAGGGCGGCAGGATGCAGGCGACGCACGAGGAGCGGCGGCGGCAGGTGCTCGACGCGGCGCGGGCCTGCTTCGCCCGATCCGGATTTCGCGGCGCCTCGATGCAGGAGATCTGCGCCGAGGCCAGGATGAGCCCCGGCGCGCTCTACCGCTACTTCCCTTCCAAGGAGGCGATCATCGAGGCGATCGCCGAGGACGAGCGCTGCGATGCCGCGGCGATCGTCGAGACCATGCGCGGCACGGCGCCCTTGATCGACCGGCTCTGCGGCTGCGCGATGGGCTATTTCGCCTTCATGCGCGATGCCGGCGCGTCCAGCCTCATGGCCGAGATCGGCGCCGAAAGCCTCCGGAACAGCACGATCGGCCAGCGCTTCGCCCGCATCGACGACCATGTCCGCGAGACGATCCGCGAGATCTTCGAGGAAGCGATCGCTCGCGGCGAGATCCCGCCGATCGAGGACATGAACGCGACCATCGGCATCACCATGGCCGCCGTCGACGGCATCGCGCTGCGCCAGATTTCCGATCCGGAACTTACGCCGGATCGTATCGAACCCGTCATGCGCCGGCTGATCGCCGGTGTGCTGCAGATCAGGACCTGA
- the mdlC gene encoding benzoylformate decarboxylase — translation MKFVRQTSSSLQFSPGGAAMSTVRSVTHDLLRRLGLTTFFGNPGSTEETFLKDFPADFTYHLALQEASAIAIADGYAQATGKPAIVNVHTAAGLGNAMGNLITAFLNKTPLIVTAGQQTREMLLMEPWLTNVDATMLPRPWVKWAYEPARPEDVPAALMRAYATAVQAPAGPVFLSLPLDDWDKPLSGEALLRTVGHRVAPDMERLKSFADILSAASAPALIFGAAIDRGNGWPAAVALAEKLGAAVYAAPASERTPFPEDHPLYVGGLPFAIGPLADRLKGHDVAIVIGAPVFRYYPYVAGGYLPAGLTLLHISDDPAETSRAPVGDSLVADAVLATAALVDLVEKKERPARTIAPLAQRMAPHPARHPDAAPGGKDGVPMAADVFAALAEIRPDHAVLVEETPSNLADLHRWWPITEPASFFTFASGGLGWSLPASVGIALGERDTGRKRPVLMIVGDGSFQYSLQALWTAVQNDLPMVFIVLRNGEYGILKSFAVLEETPGVPGLDIPGIDIVSLARGYGCDAERISDLEALKARVTAGFAGNRPVVIEVPISPDIPPLI, via the coding sequence ATGAAGTTCGTTCGCCAAACTTCCAGTTCTTTGCAGTTTTCGCCGGGTGGAGCCGCTATGTCGACCGTTCGTTCAGTGACGCACGATCTGTTGCGCCGATTGGGATTGACCACTTTCTTCGGGAATCCCGGGTCGACCGAGGAGACTTTCCTCAAGGATTTCCCTGCGGACTTCACCTATCATCTTGCGCTTCAGGAGGCGTCCGCCATCGCGATCGCCGACGGCTATGCGCAGGCGACGGGCAAGCCGGCGATCGTCAATGTCCACACGGCCGCCGGCCTCGGCAACGCGATGGGCAACCTGATCACCGCGTTTCTCAACAAGACGCCGCTCATCGTCACGGCCGGGCAGCAGACCCGCGAGATGCTGCTGATGGAGCCGTGGCTCACCAATGTCGACGCGACCATGCTGCCGCGCCCCTGGGTGAAATGGGCCTATGAGCCGGCGCGGCCGGAGGATGTCCCGGCGGCCCTGATGCGCGCCTACGCGACCGCCGTGCAGGCGCCGGCCGGGCCGGTCTTCCTCTCGCTGCCGCTCGACGACTGGGACAAGCCGCTGTCCGGCGAAGCGCTGCTGCGCACGGTCGGCCACCGCGTCGCGCCGGACATGGAGCGGCTGAAATCCTTCGCCGATATCCTTTCCGCCGCCTCCGCGCCGGCCCTGATCTTCGGTGCCGCCATCGACCGCGGCAATGGCTGGCCGGCGGCGGTCGCGCTCGCCGAGAAGCTCGGCGCCGCGGTCTATGCCGCGCCCGCCAGCGAGCGGACGCCGTTCCCGGAGGATCACCCGCTCTATGTCGGGGGCCTGCCCTTCGCCATCGGTCCGCTCGCGGATCGCCTCAAGGGGCATGACGTCGCCATCGTCATCGGCGCGCCGGTCTTCCGCTATTATCCCTATGTCGCCGGCGGCTATCTTCCGGCCGGTCTGACCCTGCTTCACATCAGCGACGATCCCGCCGAGACGTCCCGTGCCCCGGTCGGCGACAGCCTTGTCGCCGATGCGGTGCTCGCGACCGCGGCGCTCGTCGATCTCGTCGAGAAGAAGGAGCGGCCGGCGCGGACCATCGCTCCGCTGGCGCAGCGCATGGCGCCGCATCCCGCCCGCCATCCCGATGCCGCGCCGGGCGGGAAGGACGGCGTGCCCATGGCAGCCGACGTCTTCGCGGCGCTCGCGGAGATCCGGCCCGATCATGCCGTGCTGGTCGAGGAGACGCCGTCCAATCTCGCCGACCTGCATCGCTGGTGGCCGATCACGGAGCCGGCGAGCTTCTTCACCTTCGCCAGCGGCGGCCTCGGCTGGAGCCTTCCGGCCTCGGTCGGCATCGCGCTGGGCGAGCGCGACACCGGGCGCAAGCGTCCGGTGCTGATGATCGTCGGCGACGGCTCGTTCCAGTATTCGCTGCAGGCGCTGTGGACGGCGGTGCAGAACGATCTGCCCATGGTGTTCATCGTGTTGCGCAACGGCGAATACGGCATCCTGAAATCCTTCGCCGTCCTCGAGGAGACGCCGGGCGTCCCCGGCCTCGATATCCCCGGCATCGACATCGTCAGTCTCGCGCGTGGCTATGGCTGCGACGCGGAGCGGATTTCGGATCTCGAAGCCCTGAAGGCGCGGGTCACCGCAGGCTTTGCCGGCAATCGGCCGGTGGTGATCGAGGTGCCGATCTCGCCCGATATCCCGCCGCTCATCTGA
- a CDS encoding efflux RND transporter periplasmic adaptor subunit: protein MMSDVIRLAVSAAIAAFLAGASVLLLGAPAFGAEPAPAAATARPPAITVAPAARGTVVDSETAVGSLVPREEVLVGIDLDGFRLVAVEAEEGDRVAAGQVLARLDADTLNVLLAQNTSQIARADAAIAQAKSQIAEAVATEVEAKAALDRSASLKEKGFAADATLDQRRSAADAATARRAAAEQGLAAAEADKALTGAQRRELELRLAKTEIKAPTAGIVLSRNARIGAVVSGAGEPLFRIAEDGAIELEAEVPETALARIAVGQTAAIHVAGSSAVIPGMVRLVSPRIDAASRLGRVRIALPADAAVTVGAFARATIEIARHDGIALPQSAIVTVAGKPTAQVVVDGRIETRSLETGISGEGLVEVRSGVKEGEQVVLRAGTFVRDGDQVTPVPAKDGASGGASGEPAAASSAATEAEGVKG, encoded by the coding sequence ATGATGAGTGATGTGATCCGCCTGGCGGTCTCCGCCGCGATTGCCGCCTTCCTGGCCGGCGCTTCCGTCCTGCTGCTCGGCGCGCCCGCCTTCGGCGCGGAGCCCGCGCCGGCCGCGGCGACGGCCCGTCCGCCCGCCATCACCGTCGCCCCCGCCGCGCGCGGCACCGTGGTGGACAGCGAGACGGCGGTCGGATCGCTGGTCCCGCGCGAGGAGGTGCTGGTCGGCATCGATCTCGACGGGTTCCGCCTCGTCGCGGTCGAGGCCGAGGAAGGCGACCGCGTCGCGGCCGGCCAGGTGCTGGCGCGGCTCGATGCCGATACGCTGAACGTCCTGCTCGCCCAGAACACCTCGCAGATCGCCCGCGCCGATGCCGCCATCGCGCAGGCGAAGAGCCAGATCGCCGAGGCCGTGGCGACGGAGGTCGAGGCCAAGGCCGCGCTCGACCGCAGCGCCTCGCTGAAGGAGAAGGGCTTCGCCGCAGACGCCACGCTCGACCAGCGCCGCTCGGCTGCCGATGCCGCGACGGCCCGCCGGGCCGCCGCCGAGCAGGGGCTCGCCGCCGCCGAGGCCGATAAGGCGCTGACCGGGGCACAGCGCCGGGAGCTTGAGCTCCGTCTGGCGAAGACCGAGATCAAGGCGCCGACCGCCGGTATCGTCCTGTCGCGCAACGCCCGCATCGGCGCGGTCGTGTCCGGTGCCGGCGAGCCGCTGTTCCGCATCGCCGAGGACGGCGCCATCGAACTCGAGGCCGAGGTTCCCGAAACGGCGCTCGCCCGCATCGCCGTCGGCCAGACCGCCGCGATCCATGTCGCCGGCTCCAGCGCGGTCATCCCGGGCATGGTCCGCCTCGTCTCGCCGCGCATCGACGCCGCCTCGCGGCTCGGCCGCGTCCGCATTGCGCTCCCCGCCGATGCCGCGGTGACCGTCGGCGCCTTCGCGCGTGCCACCATCGAGATCGCCCGCCATGACGGCATCGCGCTGCCGCAATCGGCCATCGTGACCGTCGCCGGCAAGCCGACCGCGCAGGTCGTGGTCGACGGACGCATCGAGACGCGCAGCCTCGAGACCGGCATTTCCGGCGAGGGCCTCGTCGAGGTCCGCTCCGGCGTCAAGGAAGGCGAGCAGGTCGTGCTGCGCGCCGGCACCTTCGTGCGCGACGGCGACCAGGTGACGCCGGTGCCCGCCAAGGATGGCGCGTCCGGCGGCGCATCGGGCGAGCCGGCGGCCGCGAGTTCAGCGGCGACTGAGGCCGAAGGAGTGAAGGGATGA
- the uxuA gene encoding mannonate dehydratase produces MEQCWRWFGPNDPVTLDHVKQAGATGIVTALHHIYDGRAWTSEDVAERKAIIEKAGLRWSVCESIPVPSEIKLRSGAFREKIDNWKKSLESLGKAGIPVVCYNFMPVVDWTRTDLMFRRPTGGYALRFDMPDFVAYDVHVLKRPNASASYSDALNVEAERRAKAMDDAAVRRLETNIIAGLPGGEDSYTREGIARQIARFDGLGDAEMREHLIEFVREVAPLAEELGVRLGIHADDPPFSLFGLPRVVSTAEDTRTLLSAVDITANGLTLCAGSYGARADNDLPAMAEEFGPRVHFVHLRNVTREADGSFFEDDHLAGGTDMVKLIGALIREERRRAAEGRTDTAIPMRPDHGHLLVDDIDKVEAGLKVNPGYSCIGRLKGLAELRGVMAAVDQLMPA; encoded by the coding sequence ATGGAACAGTGCTGGCGTTGGTTCGGGCCGAACGATCCGGTAACCCTCGATCATGTGAAGCAGGCCGGCGCCACCGGCATCGTCACGGCGCTGCATCACATCTATGACGGCCGCGCCTGGACGAGCGAGGATGTCGCGGAGCGCAAGGCGATCATCGAGAAGGCCGGGCTCAGGTGGAGCGTCTGCGAGTCGATCCCGGTCCCGTCCGAGATCAAGCTGCGCTCGGGCGCCTTCCGTGAGAAGATCGACAACTGGAAGAAGAGCCTCGAAAGCCTCGGCAAGGCCGGCATTCCGGTCGTCTGCTACAACTTCATGCCCGTCGTCGACTGGACGCGCACCGATCTCATGTTCCGCCGGCCGACCGGCGGCTATGCGCTGCGCTTCGACATGCCGGATTTCGTCGCCTATGACGTCCATGTCCTGAAGCGGCCGAATGCGAGCGCCTCCTATTCCGACGCACTGAACGTCGAGGCCGAGCGCCGCGCGAAGGCGATGGACGACGCGGCCGTCCGCCGGCTGGAGACCAACATCATCGCCGGCCTGCCGGGCGGCGAGGACAGCTATACCCGCGAGGGCATCGCAAGGCAGATCGCCCGCTTCGACGGCCTCGGCGACGCCGAGATGCGCGAGCATCTGATCGAATTCGTGCGCGAGGTGGCGCCGCTCGCCGAGGAGCTCGGCGTCCGGCTCGGCATCCATGCCGACGACCCGCCCTTCTCGCTGTTCGGCCTGCCGCGCGTCGTCTCCACGGCCGAGGATACGCGCACGCTGCTCTCGGCGGTCGACATCACCGCCAACGGGCTGACGCTCTGCGCCGGCTCCTATGGCGCCCGCGCCGACAACGATCTCCCCGCCATGGCCGAGGAATTCGGGCCGCGCGTCCATTTCGTGCATCTGCGCAACGTCACGCGCGAGGCGGACGGCTCCTTCTTCGAGGACGACCATCTCGCCGGCGGCACCGACATGGTGAAGCTGATCGGGGCCCTCATCCGTGAGGAACGCCGCCGCGCCGCCGAGGGCCGAACGGATACCGCGATCCCGATGCGCCCCGATCATGGCCATCTGCTGGTCGACGACATCGACAAGGTCGAGGCCGGCCTCAAGGTCAATCCCGGCTATTCCTGCATCGGCCGCCTCAAGGGGCTCGCCGAGCTGCGCGGCGTCATGGCGGCGGTGGACCAGCTGATGCCGGCTTGA